CGCAGTTCTCTGTGACCGAACTGGATTTGCGGGTGGCCGTGGAGGAAATCCTGGGGGACTTGCTGGAATCCGGCTTGGCTGAGGAGATGCAGAATCTGGAAGTCGTGGGCCGGGAAATTCCATTTGAATGCGCGTACCAAGGGGTGCTTGTGCGCGGAGTGATTGATCTCTTGGCTAAGCGAGGCACGGAATGGGTTATTGTGGACTTTAAAACCGACCGGGTGGCCGGGGCGGAACTCGGGGCCTGGACTCAGCGTTACGTCCCCCAAATGGGCTCCTACGCTCAAGCCGTCAAGTCCTCCTTAGGCTTGGATGCTCCGCCCAAGTGCGAGTTGTGGGCCCTGCGCGCCGGCAAAATTCTCCCTCTCGAACCCTCCGCTGCCTGTCTTGACTTCTAATGATGCGTGGACGATACTGGAGACCAACTGCGCATCATATATCCGATTCACATGAAGAGACTTAACCCAACAATGGAGGGAAGTATGAGGACCCGAATTGCAGCCGCGCTAGGCACCGTCGCTATCCTCATGGTTACTGTGGGATGTGGCGTATCGCAGGAACAGTACGAGAAGGTGGAGCAAGAGCGCGACACCCTGCAGGCCCAGGTCCAGAACCTGGCTGCGGAACGCAATTCCGCGAAGATGGAATTGTCCAAGGCGCAGAAGGAATTGTCCGCCATTCGTGCAAGCTTTGGTTCCGTGGAGAAGGAAAGAGACAACCTTCAAATTCAAGTGGGCAAGCTGATCGAAGGCAAGAAGCAATTGGAGATCGATGTTCAGAGGCTGAAGGCCAATCTGGCGGAGCTTTCCAAGCCGGCTGCTGCAGTCATGGAGACCATGACTAACTGATCCAGCTAGTGTCTCCCCGTGAAGACGGGGATCTAATGATTTGACTGATAGGGACAGTTCTCGTTGCCTCTTATGGCTCTGACCTGAGAACTGTCCCTTTAGTTTAGATCCGCCACAAAACCATGGCGGGTTGGTGCGC
This DNA window, taken from Candidatus Omnitrophota bacterium, encodes the following:
- a CDS encoding PD-(D/E)XK nuclease family protein codes for the protein QASGEDPELGRAAGVAVHRVLQLWDLQDREALRCVSKEILSGVVAQFSVTELDLRVAVEEILGDLLESGLAEEMQNLEVVGREIPFECAYQGVLVRGVIDLLAKRGTEWVIVDFKTDRVAGAELGAWTQRYVPQMGSYAQAVKSSLGLDAPPKCELWALRAGKILPLEPSAACLDF